In one Oreochromis aureus strain Israel breed Guangdong linkage group 2, ZZ_aureus, whole genome shotgun sequence genomic region, the following are encoded:
- the LOC116324122 gene encoding toll-like receptor 1, with amino-acid sequence MRVTAAVLWTAAVLVGLQKSASSPDNFVDRSSQNLSSVPTDLPQTTEFLDLSRNYIHQLHNGDFEKTTHLRFLNVSWNGLEEIDPQTFLDTPLLEHLDLSHNNLKNLSGQQYLLHTVNLLMLNLAFNRFLTMTLGSEFSSLVKLERLKVGAKNISVGDFKNIAKVKLRTLTLLLEDGLYYEAGSLEDVHAQRLQIAFGHDQKIDRNLTADALSLFAEVEMMNMEDGYRDLSKQLRETVKIHTTSFYLTNITIKWQDLTEYVNVALNTTLKHVGVSEMNVKNPPHYTTEVIKTSQVISFTARQAVVTSFQFSQEALYNFFISMPVERVAITDTSIIHMTCPKSQSPIRQLDFSFGALSDSIFSSVVGKKVVECQNLHNLKNLTLVGNSLKKLEILSKRFQYMSSLQHLDLSVNSIRYDQSSQCIWPASITNINLSSNSLTDSVFQCLPNGTQILDLQNNQISVVPQSIFKLRNLSTLNLNANRLRDLPLCHTFPKLHKLLLRSNSLHAPSVNILESCPELRTLDVSFNPFTCTCTLTSFIKLAINSEKNNSQSGIELLNWPQGYYCTYPEDVRNSTLRSISIPEVSCSIGLLVVAILVPAGTLIIFVVILCHRLDVPWYMGMIWQWTRAKHRARMQQARPEDLVGLEFHAFVSYSQHDADWVRNSLLPNLEGPAGGLRICHHEKHFVPGKTIIENIISCVEKCRRSVFVLSAHFVKSEWCHYELYFATHQRLTLGSDSIVLVLLEPLPQYLIPSKYYQLKSMMNRHTYLEWPQDRAKQRLFWANLRAALQTDLPNAPVTQVQDHLAEERLEEGQRLIG; translated from the coding sequence ATGAGGGTCACAGCAGCCGTACTCTGGACAGCAGCCGTGTTGGTGGGACTTCAGAAGAGCGCTTCATCACCTGACAACTTTGTAGACCGATCATCCCAAAACCTCTCCTCTGTCCCAACTGACCTGCCACAGACGACTGAGTTTTTAGACCTCTCTCGCAActacatacatcagcttcacaATGGAGACTTTGAAAAGACCACTCACCTTAGGTTCCTGAATGTGTCATGGAACGGTTTGGAGGAGATCGATCCACAGACTTTTCTTGACACGCCTCTCCTGGAACATCTGGACTTGTCGCACAACAATCTCAAGAACCTCTCAGGTCAACAATACCTGCTACACACAGTGAACCTCCTGATGCTAAACTTGGCCTTTAACAGATTTCTTACCATGACATTGGGGAGTGAGTTCAGCTCTCTTGTAAAACTGGAGAGATTAAAAGTTGGAGCAAAAAACATCAGTGTGGGTGACTTCAAGAACATTGCTAAGGTGAAACTACGCACATTGACGTTATTACTAGAGGATGGACTTTATTATGAAGCAGGCAGCCTGGAGGATGTTCATGCTCAAAGGCTGCAGATAGCCTTTGGACATGATCAGAAAATTGACCGTAATCTGACTGCTGATGCTCTGTCCCTGTTTGCTGAAGTGGAGATGATGAATATGGAAGATGGCTACAGAGACCTAAGTAAGCAGCTAAGAGAGACAGTGAAAATCCACACGACAAGTTTTTATCTCACCAACATAACAATTAAATGGCAGGACTTAACTGAATATGTAAATGTGGCTCTAAATACAACTTTGAAACATGTTGGTGTTTCTGAAATGAATGTAAAGAATCCTCCTCACTACACAACTGAAGTGATCAAAACATCACAGGTGATTTCTTTCACAGCCAGACAGGCAGTGGTAACAAGTTTCCAATTCTCACAGGAGGCTTTATACAACTTTTTCATCAGCATGCCAGTGGAGAGAGTTGCGATTACTGACACATCAATAATACACATGACCTGTCCCAAGTCACAGAGTCCAATACGCCAGCTGGATTTTTCCTTTGGTGCTCTGTCTGATTCCATCTTCTCAAGTGTGGTGGGTAAAAAAGTAGTTGAATGTCAGAACCTGCATAACCTGAAGAACTTGACTCTGGTAGGCAACAGTCTTAAAAAACTTGAGATACTGAGCAAACGTTTTCAATATATGTCATCCCTGCAACATCTGGACCTCAGCGTCAACTCCATAAGATATGACCAGTCATCCCAGTGCATCTGGCCAGCAAGCATCACCAATATAAATCTGTCTTCTAATAGTTTGACTGACTCGGTTTTTCAATGTCTACCAAATGGGACACAGATACTGGACCTCCAGAACAACCAGATTTCTGTGGTTCCGCAATCCATCTTCAAACTGAGGAACCTTTCAACTCTGAATCTAAATGCTAACCGGCTGCGGGACCTGCCGCTGTGTCACACTTTCCCCAAACTCCACAAGCTTCTGCTCAGGTCAAATTCTCTCCATGCCCCATCTGTGAACATATTGGAAAGCTGTCCCGAACTGCGTACCCTAGATGTCAGTTTTAACCCCTTCACCTGTACCTGCACTCTAACAAGTTTCATAAAGCTCGCTATCAATTCTGAAAAGaacaacagccaatcaggaatTGAGCTGCTGAATTGGCCACAGGGCTATTACTGCACATACCCCGAGGACGTTAGAAACTCAACTTTAAGAAGCATCTCGATCCCAGAGGTTTCCTGCAGCATTGGCCTTCTAGTGGTCGCAATTTTGGTCCCAGCAGGGACACTGATTATTTTTGTTGTAATTCTGTGTCACCGTTTGGATGTCCCCTGGTACATGGGCATGATCTGGCAGTGGACAAGAGCCAAACATCGTGCAAGAATGCAACAAGCTCGACCCGAAGATCTGGTGGGCCTGGAGTTCCACGCGTTTGTGTCTTACAGCCAGCACGATGCTGACTGGGTGCGCAATTCCCTTCTTCCCAACCTTGAAGGCCCCGCAGGAGGGCTTAGAATCTGTCATCACGAGAAACATTTTGTGCCGGGAAAGACGATCATTGAGAACATCATCAGCTGTGTGGAGAAATGCAGGCGCTCTGTGTTTGTCCTCTCTGCTCACTTTGTCAAGAGCGAGTGGTGTCATTACGAGCTCTACTTCGCCACCCACCAACGTCTCACTCTGGGCTCAGACAGCATTGTGCTGGTACTGCTTGAGCCTCTGCCTCAATACCTAATCCCATCCAAGTACTACCAGCTGAAGTCCATGATGAACCGCCACACATATCTGGAGTGGCCTCAAGACAGGGCAAAACAAAGGTTATTCTGGGCTAACCTCAGAGCTGCCCTACAGACTGACCTGCCAAATGCTCCAGTCACACAAGTACAGGACCATTTGGCAGAGGAAAGACTTGAAGAGGGACAGAGGTTAATAGGGTAA
- the klb gene encoding beta-klotho, whose product MLNHPKCHFLLSSLLFSLYCWNKATCSLGKGRDIWQHPKPDPTLKGQSFLHDTFPPGFLWGSGTSAFQTEGAWKQNGKGASIWDSFTHSFVSGSLDREAANVASDSYNRWEEDVKALEYLGVRSYSFSLSWPRLFPDGNARGQPNTAAVKHYSYLIEKLLEKKIEPIVTLHHWDLPQVLQEDYGGWKNETMVELFEEFATFCFHTFGSHVRYWLTMHNPYLVAVQGYGTGVHAPGEKGGPATSLTVAHNLIKAHAKAWHTYNTNFRATQKGKVSIVLGSHWVEPQRGKAIDASAELCQESIEAALGWFASPIFGEGDYPVSLKTKLGALLPAFTPEEKLWVQKTADFFALSFGPNNLRLGQSVIGYGQTVTPDLRRLLGWIKLEYGNPSVLVAEGGWFSEATVGKEDTVGIYLMKSFINQVLRAIKLDGVQVFGYMAWSLVDGFEWNYGYSIRRGLFYVDFSQPNRTRSPKSTAQYYRQIVNDNGFPSDETSQEVKGHFPCKFHWGIADSTLQVHFYPFSPQFTDPHLYSWNLTGDGSLHQVPGVKLHTRRAQCTDYLAIRDHLNLLESTRASHYRFALNWSLILPQGDLSNVNTEALRYYRCIMTELKKRDLEALVVIYYPTHRSPNLGLPMPLHASGGWLNYSTVNAFQEYAALCYQELGPWVQNWITINEPNRLVDVYSSGEDKHLAAHNLLLAHAKAWRLYEKEHYGQQQGLVSLALHADWAKPANPFLESHTLAAERFLLFELGRFLDPLLGTRREENHNMGDYPQEMRAYLEERARVMGLPGSPLPNFTETEREELRGALSFIAINHFTTRLVSPRSHTQDSFQQKPPPDHDCLTLSDPTWPSSSLRQAIVPWGLRKMLKWVSQRYGGAIPIIVTGSGIDDQAPVEDKLRQHYLRSYLQEALKAYHLDGVNLQGFYVWKLQDRLVPQYGLFTSAQHQSKAKASINVYREIIALSGSPNNDSVQPCRFSELHEPCSICAWMFTNKAMLVFGGCLLITAAMLAALVVFVIVTKRNQRRGRGKGKVGLSRRRRKEGVCLCPPGVKR is encoded by the exons ATGCTGAACCATCCCAAATGTCACTTCCTCTTGTCTTCTCTCCTGTTTTCCTTATATTGCTGGAACAAGGCAACCTGCTCTCTTGGGAAGGGCAGGGATATTTGGCAGCACCCCAAACCGGATCCCACCCTCAAAGGGCAATCTTTCCTACATGACACCTTCCCTCCAGGCTTCCTTTGGGGCTCTGGAACTTCTGCTTTCCAGACAGAAGGAGCCTGGAAGCAGAATGGGAAAGGTGCCTCAATTTGGGACAGTTTCACCCACTCCTTTGTTAGTGGCAGCTTGGACAGAGAGGCTGCCAATGTGGCAAGTGACAGCTACAACAGATGGGAAGAAGATGTGAAAGCATTGGAGTATCTAGGTGTAAGGTCatactctttttctctctcctggCCCAGACTCTTTCCTGATGGAAATGCCAGAGGTCAGCCCAATACTGCTGCTGTGAAGCATTACAGCTACCTCATAGAGAAGCTTCTGGAAAAGAAAATTGAGCCCATTGTCACTCTCCATCACTGGGACCTGCCACAAGTGCTGCAAGAGGATTATGGAGGCTGGAAGAACGAAACTATGGTGGAACTTTTCGAGGAGTTTGCTACTTTTTGTTTCCACACTTTTGGGAGTCATGTTAGGTATTGGCTCACAATGCATAATCCCTACCTGGTGGCTGTGCAGGGATATGGGACAGGCGTGCATGCTCCTGGAGAGAAAGGGGGACCTGCCACCTCGCTTACTGTGGCACACAATCTGATAAAG GCTCACGCAAAAGCATGGCACACCTACAACACCAACTTCCGCGCAACTCAAAAGGGTAAAGTGTCCATTGTTTTGGGCTCCCACTGGGTGGAACCTCAAAGAGGCAAAGCCATTGATGCAAGTGCTGAGCTCTGTCAGGAGTCAATAGAGGCAGCTCTGGGCTGGTTTGCCAGTCCCATCTTTGGTGAAGGGGACTATCCAGTCTCTTTAAAAACCAAGCTTGGGGCTCTTCTGCCTGCATTCACCCCTGAAGAGAAGCTCTGGGTGCAGAAGACAGCTGACTTTTTTGCCCTGTCCTTTGGGCCTAACAACCTCCGTTTGGGGCAGAGTGTAATCGGCTATGGGCAGACGGTAACCCCAGACCTAAGACGACTCCTGGGCTGGATAAAGCTGGAATATGGGAATCCAAGTGTCCTAGTAGCTGAGGGAGGCTGGTTCTCTGAAGCCACTGTGGGAAAGGAAGACACAGTGGGCATCTATCTGATGAAAAGCTTTATCAACCAAGTCTTGCGAG CCATTAAGCTTGACGGTGTACAGGTGTTTGGATACATGGCCTGGTCTTTAGTGGATGGATTTGAGTGGAATTATGGGTATAGTATTAGACGAGGCCTTTTTTATGTGGACTTCAGCCAACCAAACAGAACTAGGAGCCCCAAGAGCACCGCTCAGTACTACAGACAAATAGTTAATGATAATGGCTTCCCAAGTGATGAAACCTCGCAAGAGGTGAAAGGCcatttcccctgcaaatttcaCTGGGGTATTGCAGACTCCACTTTACAG gtCCACTTCTACCCTTTCTCCCCACAGTTTACTGACCCTCATTTGTACAGTTGGAACCTGACAGGTGACGGATCTTTGCATCAGGTCCCAGGGGTGAAGCTCCACACCAGGCGAGCACAGTGCACAGACTATTTGGCTATCCGTGATCATCTTAACCTACTGGAATCGACACGGGCATCTCACTATCGCTTCGCTCTAAACTGGTCTCTGATTTTACCCCAGGGAGACCTTTCTAATGTAAATACAGAAGCTCTGAG GTACTACCGCTGTATCATGACCGAACTCAAGAAGCGGGATCTCGAGGCTCTTGTGGTTATTTATTACCCAACACACCGATCTCCAAATCTGGGTTTACCTATGCCGCTGCATGCCTCGGGTGGTTGGCTCAATTACAGCACAGTGAACGCTTTTCAGGAATATGCAGCACTTTGTTACCAGGAGCTGGGTCCCTGGGTTCAGAACTGGATCACCATTAACGAGCCAAACAGACTTGTAGATGTTTATTCGAGTGGGGAAGACAAGCATCTGGCAGCTCATAACCTTCTTCTGGCTCATGCAAAAGCCTGGAGGTTATACGAGAAGGAACATTACGGTCAACAGCAAGGACTGGTATCGTTAGCACTACATGCTGACTGGGCCAAACCTGCTAACCCCTTCCTGGAGTCACACACATTGGCAGCAGAAAGATTCCTTCTGTTTGAACTTGGTCGCTTCTTGGACCCATTGTTGGGGACTAGACGTGAGGAGAACCACAACATGGGGGACTACCCACAAGAAATGAGAGCGTACCTGGAAGAGAGAGCTCGAGTAATGGGCCTTCCTGGATCACCTCTTCCTAATTTTACTGAGACTGAGAGAGAGGAACTGAGAGGGGCCTTGAGTTTTATCGCCATAAACCATTTTACTACCCGTTTGGTTTCCCCACGTTCCCACACACAGGACAGTTTTCAGCAGAAACCACCTCCTGATCATGATTGTCTGACTCTTTCTGATCCAACATGGCCCTCTTCTAGCCTGCGGCAAGCTATTGTGCCATGGGGCTTGCGTAAGATGCTAAAGTGGGTTAGCCAGAGGTATGGTGGAGCTATACCTATCATTGTCACCGGGAGTGGGATTGATGATCAGGCTCCTGTTGAGGATAAACTCAGGCAACACTACCTAAGGAGTTACCTGCAGGAGGCACTTAAAG CTTACCATCTCGATGGAGTCAACTTGCAGGGCTTCTACGTGTGGAAACTCCAAGATCGACTCGTACCGCAGTATGGCCTCTTCACCTCAGCCCAACACCAATCCAAAGCCAAAGCCTCCATCAATGTGTACAGAGAAATCATTGCTCTCAGCGGATCCCCTAACAATGACTCAGTTCAGCCCTGCAGGTTTAGCGAGCTGCATGAGCCTTGCTCTATATGTGCATGGATGTTCACAAACAAAGCAATGCTGGTTTTTGGGGGGTGCCTCCTAATAACAGCTGCAATGCTGGCAGCGCTGGTGGTTTTTGTCATAGTcaccaaaagaaaccaaagacgtGGCAGAGGAAAAGGGAAGGTTGGGttgagcaggaggagaagaaaggaaggagtgtgtttgtgtccacCTGGTGTAAAGCGATAA
- the LOC116324118 gene encoding toll-like receptor 1, whose protein sequence is MRVTAAVLWTAAVLVGLQKSASSPDNFVDRSSQNLSSVPTDLPQTTEFLDLSRNYIHQLHNGDFEKTTHLRFLNVSWNGLEEIDPQTFLDTPLLEHLDLSHNNLKNLSGQQYLLHTVNLLMLNLAFNRFLTMTLGSEFSSLVKLERLKVGAKNISVGDFKNIAKVKLRTLTLLLEDGLYYEAGSLEDVHAQRLQIAFGHNQKIDRNLTADALSLFAEVEMMNMKDGYRDLSKQLRETVKIHTTSFYLTNITIKWQDLTEYVNVALNTTLKHLDASDVRIMEPPRKETEVIKTSQVISFTARQAVVTSFFFSQEALYNFFISMPVESVAITDTPIIHMTCPKSQSPIRQLDFSNCAMSDTIFSSVVDDKFVECQNLRNLKNLTLVGNSLKKLEILSKRFQYMSSLQHLDLSVNSIGYDHSLECIWPASITNINLSSNSLTDSVFQCLPNGTQILDLQNNQISVVPQSIFKLRNLSSLNLNANRLRDLPLCHTFPKLHKLLLRSNSLHAPSVNILESCPELRTLDVSFNPFTCICTLRSFIKLAINSEKNNSQSGIELLNWPQGYYCTYPEDVRNSTLRDISIPEVSCSIGLLVVAILVPAGTLIISVVILCHCLDVPWYMGMIWQWTRAKHRARMQQARSEDLVGLEFHAFVSYSQHDADWVRNSFFPTSSPAGGLRICHHEKHFVPGKTIIENIISCVEKCRRSVFVLSAHFVKSEWCHYELYFATHQRLTLGSDSIVLVLLEPLPQYLIPSKYYQLKSMMNRHTYLEWPQDRAKQRLFWANLRAALQTDLPNAPVTQVQEHLAEERLEEEQRLIG, encoded by the coding sequence ATGAGGGTCACAGCAGCCGTACTCTGGACAGCAGCCGTGTTGGTGGGACTTCAGAAGAGCGCTTCATCACCTGACAACTTTGTAGACCGATCATCCCAAAACCTCTCCTCTGTCCCAACTGACCTGCCACAGACGACTGAGTTTTTAGACCTCTCTCGCAActacatacatcagcttcacaATGGAGACTTTGAAAAGACCACTCACCTTAGGTTCCTGAATGTGTCATGGAACGGTTTGGAGGAGATCGATCCACAGACTTTTCTTGACACGCCTCTCCTGGAACATCTGGACTTGTCGCACAACAATCTCAAGAACCTCTCAGGTCAACAATACCTGCTACACACAGTGAACCTCCTGATGCTAAACTTGGCCTTTAACAGATTTCTTACCATGACATTGGGGAGTGAGTTCAGCTCTCTTGTAAAACTGGAGAGATTAAAAGTTGGAGCAAAAAACATCAGTGTGGGTGACTTCAAGAACATTGCTAAGGTGAAACTACGCACATTGACGTTATTACTAGAGGATGGACTTTATTATGAAGCAGGCAGCCTGGAGGATGTTCATGCTCAAAGGCTGCAGATAGCCTTTGGACATAATCAGAAAATTGACCGTAATCTGACTGCTGATGCTCTGTCCCTGTTTGCTGAAGTGGAGATGATGAATATGAAAGATGGCTACAGAGACCTAAGTAAGCAGCTAAGAGAGACAGTGAAAATCCACACAACGAGTTTTTATCTCACCAACATAACAATTAAATGGCAGGACTTAACTGAATATGTAAATGTGGCTCTAAATACAACTTTGAAACATCTTGATGCCTCTGATGTGCGCATAATGGAGCCTCCTCGAAAGGAAACAGAAGTGATCAAAACATCACAGGTGATTTCTTTCACAGCCAGACAGGCAGTGGTAACAAGTTTTTTCTTCTCACAGGAGGCTTTATACAACTTTTTCATCAGCATGCCAGTGGAGAGTGTTGCGATTACTGACACGCCAATAATACACATGACCTGTCCCAAGTCACAGAGTCCAATACGCCAGCTAGATTTTTCTAATTGTGCTATGTCTGACACCATCTTCTCAAGTGTGGTGGATGATAAATTTGTAGAATGTCAGAACCTGCGTAACCTGAAGAACTTGACTCTGGTAGGCAACAGTCTTAAAAAACTTGAGATACTGAGCAAACGTTTTCAATATATGTCATCCCTGCAACATCTGGACCTCAGCGTCAACTCCATAGGGTATGACCACTCATTAGAGTGCATCTGGCCAGCAAGCATCACCAATATAAATCTGTCTTCTAATAGTTTGACTGACTCGGTTTTTCAATGTCTACCAAATGGGACACAGATACTGGACCTCCAGAACAACCAGATTTCTGTGGTTCCGCAATCCATCTTCAAACTGAGGAACCTTTCATCTCTGAATCTAAATGCTAACCGGCTGCGGGACCTGCCGCTGTGTCACACTTTCCCCAAACTCCACAAGCTTCTGCTCAGGTCAAATTCTCTCCATGCCCCATCTGTGAACATATTGGAAAGCTGTCCCGAACTGCGTACCCTAGATGTCAGTTTTAACCCCTTCACCTGTATCTGCACTCTCAGAAGTTTCATAAAGCTCGCTATCAATTCTGAAAAGaacaacagccaatcaggaatTGAGCTGCTGAATTGGCCACAGGGCTATTACTGCACATACCCCGAGGACGTTAGAAACTCAACTTTAAGAGACATCTCGATCCCAGAGGTTTCCTGCAGCATTGGCCTTCTAGTGGTCGCAATTTTGGTCCCAGCAGGGACACTGATTATTTCAGTTGTGATTTTGTGTCACTGTTTGGATGTCCCCTGGTACATGGGCATGATCTGGCAGTGGACAAGAGCCAAACATCGTGCAAGAATGCAACAAGCTCGGTCCGAAGATCTGGTGGGCCTGGAGTTCCACGCGTTTGTGTCTTACAGCCAGCACGATGCTGACTGGGTGCGCAATTCCTTCTTCCCAACCTCAAGCCCCGCAGGAGGGCTTAGAATCTGTCATCACGAGAAACATTTTGTGCCGGGAAAGACGATCATTGAGAACATCATCAGCTGTGTGGAGAAATGCAGGCGCTCTGTGTTTGTCCTCTCTGCTCACTTTGTCAAGAGCGAGTGGTGTCATTACGAGCTCTACTTCGCCACCCACCAACGTCTCACTCTGGGCTCAGACAGCATTGTGCTGGTACTGCTTGAGCCTCTGCCTCAATACCTAATCCCATCCAAGTACTACCAGCTGAAGTCCATGATGAACCGCCACACATATCTGGAGTGGCCTCAAGACAGGGCAAAACAAAGGTTATTCTGGGCTAACCTCAGAGCTGCCCTACAGACTGACCTGCCAAATGCTCCAGTCACACAAGTACAGGAGCATTTGGCAGAGGAAAGACTTGAAGAGGAACAGAGGTTAATAGGGTAA